Proteins encoded together in one Scheffersomyces stipitis CBS 6054 chromosome 5, complete sequence window:
- the MSW1 gene encoding mitochondrial tryptophanyl-tRNA synthetase (go_function tRNA ligase activity; ATP binding~go_process tRNA aminoacylation for protein translation): protein MKIQSKVVLLHRFARSYATTGGSTVQHVAKFEGVPPQSTIFSLIQPTGNIHLGNYLGAIRSWKELSESDSPGSKFIFGIADLHAITLPKDPQTLKRFRHEAIASLLASGLSPEKCTIFHQSAVPEHTELSWYFTCITSMGNLNRMTQWKSKAQQVQNSSIYDDRVMEATKAGVLCYPILQAADILIYRATHVPVGDDQSQHLELTRGIANTFNHTYKTKFFPIVKTLLTPSKKILSLRNPSKKMSKSDPDQNSCIYVTDSPEIVAKKIRKATTDSIQGPIYYAPEERPGVSNLINVISGLTGKSIDEVVADLHWVKDHKQFKDHVTELIVEEFRENREMYQRLTADISYLDEVCARGRDNAREIASANIAQVRKLIGMD from the coding sequence ATGAAGATCCAATCCAAAGTCGTACTACTACATAGGTTTGCCAGATCATATGCAACTACAGGTGGATCAACTGTTCAACATGTGGCAAAGTTCGAAGGGGTTCCTCCGCAATCCACGATTTTCTCGCTCATTCAGCCTACGGGAAATATCCACTTAGGTAACTACTTAGGAGCCATTCGGAGCTGGAAGGAACTTTCTGAGTCAGACTCTCCGGGTTCCAAGTTTATCTTTGGTATTGCTGACTTACACGCCATCACTTTGCCTAAAGATCCCCAGACCCTAAAAAGGTTCAGACATGAAGCCATCGCCAGTTTATTGGCTTCTGGATTGAGTCCTGAGAAATgtacaatttttcaccagTCTGCTGTTCCAGAACACACCGAATTGTCATGGTACTTCACCTGTATCACAAGTATGGGAAATCTAAACAGAATGACACAATGGAAACTGAAAgctcaacaagttcaaaacAGTTCCATATATGACGATAGGGTAATGGAGGCTACTAAGGCAGGAGTGCTCTGCTATCCCATTTTGCAAGCAGCAGATATCTTGATATATCGTGCCACTCATGTTCCAGTAGGTGACGACCAAAGTCAGCACTTAGAATTGACTAGAGGCATAGCCAATACCTTCAACCATACCTATAAAACGAAGTTCTTTCCTATTGTAAAAACGTTGTTAACTccttcaaagaagatccTTTCTCTCAGAAATccttcaaagaaaatgtccAAGTCAGATCCAGATCAAAACTCATGCATCTATGTAACTGATTCACCTGAAATTGTAGCTAAGAAGATCAGAAAGGCTACCACTGACTCTATTCAGGGCCCTATCTACTATGCTCCAGAGGAAAGACCTGGTGtatccaacttgatcaatgtAATTTCTGGGTTGACCGGTAAATCCATAGATGAAGTCGTGGCAGACTTGCATTGGGTCAAAGATCACAAGCAGTTCAAGGACCATGTCACAGAGTTGATTGTAGAGGAGTTCCGAGAAAACAGAGAAATGTACCAGAGATTAACGGCTGACATCAGCTATCTTGACGAGGTGTGTGCTAGGGGAAGAGACAATGCTAGAGAAATCGCCCTGGCCAACATCGCTCAAGTGAGAAAATTGATTGGAATGGATTAA
- a CDS encoding predicted protein (go_function protein kinase CK2 regulator activity~go_component protein kinase CK2 complex), with the protein MATEEYVTDSSSDFTEYWIDLFLGIKGNEYFCDVDDEYIRDRFNLTGLNQEVSKLPTLIDIITDLVDIESQPEEHRDTLEHNARILYGLIHARYILTSRGLNKMFEKYRNGDFGYCPRVHCQLHPLLPIGLNDQPRLNSVKLYCAKCEDLFNPKSARHSVIDGAYFGTSFPAMFFQNFPQVIPIHSKETYVPKVFGFKLHEYSKLNRWRELQRIKLEKRLVKNGVQISNVVGGFVTDPVEDHPQELEQSASRQ; encoded by the coding sequence ATGGCTACCGAAGAATACGTCACCGACTCTAGTTCGGATTTTACTGAGTATTGGATTGACTTGTTTTTGGGAATCAAAGGCAACGAGTACTTCTGCGATGTCGATGACGAATACATAAGAGACCGTTTCAACCTCACAGGGTTGAATCAGGAGGTGAGCAAATTGCCTACATTGATAGACATAATAACTGATCTCGTAGATATCGAGCTGCAGCCGGAAGAACACCGTGATACCTTGGAACATAACGCTAGAATCCTATACGGCTTAATTCATGCCAGATACATCTTGACGTCACGCGGGTTGAATAAGATGTTTGAAAAGTATAGGAATGGAGACTTCGGCTACTGTCCCCGAGTTCACTGTCAGTTGCATCCATTATTACCTATTGGCTTGAACGACCAGCCTAGGTTAAACTCAGTAAAATTGTACTGTGCCAAATGTGAGGATCTTTTCAATCCCAAGTCGGCAAGACACTCAGTTATTGACGGGGCCTATTTCGGCACGTCATTCCCAGCCAtgttcttccaaaactttCCTCAAGTGATACCTATTCATTCCAAGGAAACCTACGTTCCCAAGGTATTTGGATTCAAGTTGCATGAGTACTCCAAGCTCAACAGATGGAGAGAGTTGCAGAGaatcaagttggaaaaaAGGTTGGTCAAGAACGGCGTCCAGATCTCGAATGTTGTAGGTGGGTTCGTCACCGACCCTGTCGAAGATCATCCCCAAGAGCTCGAGCAATCGGCTTCTCGTCAATAG